Genomic window (Rhipicephalus sanguineus isolate Rsan-2018 unplaced genomic scaffold, BIME_Rsan_1.4 Seq530, whole genome shotgun sequence):
gacctcttcatctccaagcgagtactctaccactgcaccacgctgaatttttttctttcatggcatttattataatgcgtttttgaaattatcacaaacgctatgacgcaGTGATGCaatcacttagcgacaataatcgcacaagcactgcacaagcattcaaaggcttacatgcatgtatactgtgcaagtccagagaaacaggaaaagttcttcaaagcttgttacacgtggaggctggtaaggatgaacacctcatcaagacggggtgccagtctggtctcatgtcaagttcttcgtaaatgtcctttacatggagagccatacgcatgaaatgcatacttgaagcagttgttagttctgcattacggtcttgcatgcgcgttttccacagactgtgcagtcccataaggaaaaacatgtcaaagggcacttcatcaagagacgttgggagaaggtaacgtatagtatgtgagttaatgttaaaatatttttgaacagttcgttgaaggatgtcccaaaacagaatggcatctttgcagctaataaaacagtgttctactgtctctggtacgtcgcagagacgacagttaactgaagaaacaaaaatacccttCCTCTGCAgccatgatttcaccggcagtgtatcagtatggagtttgtaaaagaaggtttttgtatcaggagaaagatacattttccgaactcgttttagtacatcatgtcctggaaggtcagaatataatgagcggtaaagtggaggtggaaaaagcatggataacaaatccttgtagagTCTCTTGCGTGATATTTTGTATAGATAttctatggaaaaccggaccTTGAGAAACCGAACAGCGATGAGAACTTCCCgcataaatccccacaaacacgggcgcacagagaaatctgaggaaacaatcaagtcaggtaaaacattaacaaacgtaatctgcaagaaTGATCGAATAATTGGATGGgaactgtcgcgaaaaaagtagaaccgtgaaacaatttgccatagatataaatgaactaaacccagccctccctccttaactggcctgaataggttgtcccgtctcattggttcaaaCGTCGAAGACCACACGAATGTTGCGAAAGTCCGATGAAAGCGCTGTATGTAAGATCGAGCGCAATGAATTAGTTGCAATACATAGTATAGCTTTGTGGCTAAAAATGTATTGCAAGCTTGAGCTCTCCCAAAGATGAAACACGTCAacgtcgctgtaaaagggctagtcaatacagtaagacagcgtttcgtttcatattttggtgtcgagtattcaaggaagacgcgatcttccttttcaaatcacgcttgcttctttattagacacaaacaaagggtggccggcaacgaacgaaatgcccaaaatgggaagagcgctaggtttctttaagaattcccgttttaactccgaaaaatatcaaatggatcgaggagcagggtacagtttgacggctgttactgccgattttaaAAGCCGTGTCTCGCTCTTGCTGATGATgcacatgtacagaagctttatgatgactcgttcgataaacactcgcctacacgaattcatactgagtatttTTCTCTCgggagcgacgatattactgcggggcgggcgtgtctgtattctgacttgcagttctatcgatacctacaactataaaaccgctccgcaaaaacaaatacaattagttggaaaaagatgccggtgtgtttgttcactaacgcgtaccagttgacaggtatgtgttctgacgtatgagtcagagaagtaccggcgagtgcaccggctgctttcggtgagcctgcgtttgctgctgaaagcgcgtcgcatcgatggtcatcgctctttgtgcggacaccgtacacaagaaaaaatggttaatttaggttaacggatgtccagccTATACTTtgcagtaaatcttacacgttggaattgcgtgtacttaaaccaagaagcgccggtggcatgtagacggactcggccggtgcGCTAGGCGTAACACTCGCTGGAATCCGCACTGGGTAGGACAGATcgcggcgcagatgagttgcgatggttgaagtttctgcatttcagcctcgaaacctttttaactgttacctaacgtatagctgaagtaagtggaagtgcaagaattgcccgagatgcgtttccggtttggcgatatcgaacgacggctgtttttctggcctccgttgggagaggtcgcgaagccagcgctcatttacttcttgccaactgcacggccatgtaacgatttgctctgtatgttcagacctaCGCCTCGAGACTTACAAACATTACACTATGAAGCCATTACcgccacacatcacggatgcaaaactgatatatatatatatatatatatatatatatatatatatatatgtatatatacatatgtatatatatatatacatatatatatatatataatatatgagcggcatgcacaaaatgtgtgtTCATTACTGCTAagtacgtgctccgcaaaaattaacgacgttattggcactgcatgaataaaaaaaccgtggtagaaagcaaaatgatcagtgttggctgctttgggttattaacatatctttctccccattcgacagggaaacattaaaagcgACCGtgatttcatatatatatatatatatatatatatatatatatatatatatatatatatatatatatatatatatatatatatcatatcacgtataccatgaaaatagtgcgcatctcctggtctttttctgccaagctagaatttgtgacacatgtttgtgTCCCGTTctgatagcatctatcggtaccagcgaatcagacattcgatattcaacgataccaaagcattccgccgcacaccatactgaaagcagcgcgcggcactggcacagtgcaggctccagtatctGCCaacgcacgccagtgagaattccagtgtctccagcgcttcccagtgagagccagcgtcacagcggcaaagccagtggctctaccagtgcgacccagcgctttcacagtgctttcaccggTGTCCCAGTGAATAcgagcgtgtaccagtgttcccagtgcggtccagcgccaagaaacgtactggtatcaggCTGGGGGCACTGGaatggcgctggtttttgcaatagggtactGTTCAGGTTGTTGTAATCCTCATTGGAAGTGATTTCTTtaaacaaaacacaatcatctgcaaacaatCCTATTTCTACGCTAGGGTGGATAACATCAACAATATCACTGATATACAATAGAAAAAGCAAAGGGCCTAACACACTACCCTGTGGTACGCCAGATGTGACTGGAAGACAGTCTGAATGTTGACCCCCTACATCAACGTACTGTTTGCGGTTATTTAGATATGCGGAAATCCATGAAACATATATTTCTGGTATAGCTATTGTTCTAAGTTTAAAAATCAGTTTATTATGAGGAACTTTATCGAAAGCTTTACAAAAATCTAAGAAGAGCATATCTATCCTACCGTGTATATCGAGGGTAAATGCAAGAGAATGAAACAATGTGACGAGTTGAGTTACGGTTGATAATCCTTTCCGAAAGCCATGTTGATGTTTGGTCAATATTCAGCGCTCTTCGAGGAAGGTGGTTATACTAGTAGCTATGATGTGTTCGATAAGTTTTCAACATTGCGAAGTTAGGGAAATAGGACGGTAATTTCCTAGTGCTAAGCGGCCTCCCGTTTTGAAGATTTGCACGATTCGGGCTGTCCTCCAGTCACTGGGCAGTTGGGAAGATAACAAAGAAGAGCGAAAAATAATAACCAAAAATTTTGCAACAGATAAAGCATATCGTCGTAGGAATACGTTCGGTATGTTATGAGGGCCGCACGATGCTTTGGTTTTCAAGTTTAGCAACATAGATACCACACCAGGATAAGAAATAAAAAGTGCGTCTGCATAAGGAAATGCTGTTGCGTTACATGCACTATTGAATTCGGAAGTGTTGAACACACTTTGAAAATATTGATTGAAATGCCGGGCAATGTCACTCTGGTCCGTCACGTTGGTTCCCTCGACTGATATTTGCGATACTGGTTTTTTCTTTTCGCTGATAAAATTCCAGAATTTACTGGGGTCGCTTGCAGGTAATGGAGTTTTAGGTAATGAAGTTTTAAAGTAGTATTCCCTCGAGCTGTGCACAGCTTGAGCGAGGCTGTTTTGCGCATCACATACCAAATTAGCCGGTCCGTGTCTTTTTGTCAGTCGCTTAACTTTCCGCTTCATCTGAATAATGCTGCGAGTTATCCAATGTGTTTGCCTGTTAACGTTTTTACTCTTAGATGGCACAAACTTATCTAAGcaaaaacaacacatttcttTGAATCGAGTCCAGAGTACGCTGACATCTGCATCGTCAAAATCGGTAAGGCATGTTTCCATATGTTGAATTATGTCTGCATCGTTAGCCCTGGAAAAGTCTTTAAAGTAACGAAGTAACAGATTTTTACGGCTTGTTTCTGGAACTAATGAAAATGAAACGCACACAAAGCTATGATCAGAGAGACCTTGCCCTACCTCTACAGCATAATATCAAATACAATGTTAATATGGTTTGAAGTGTTAATACCGGCATCAAGGCGCTCCCAGTCTCCAGGTAGTTTCAGGTCGCAAATAAATAAGACCTTCTTGCTCTCAAATTTAGCCATGTAATTTTTCACTGTGCTAAGGTATTCTGCAGTGACATCCGGCGGTCTGTAAAGCCCAATTACAACAAAACTATGACCCCAGCATGCAGCCCTAATACATATGCATTCTATGTCATCAAGCTCGTCAAATAAAACAGCATCGATACAATTTTTTACCAATATAGCTACCCCTCCTCTCCTTGTGCGTCTGTCTTTACGAAAAACTGTGTAGGATGGGGGGAAAACGTCATCATCGGGCAAATACTCATGCAGCCAAGTCTCGGTAACAACCGTGATGTGTGGATCGTGTTGTAACAGAGGTACTTGAAACGCTTCAGTTTTGTTCACAATACTTCGGGTATTAATATTTAGAAGCCTTAACTGCTTGCTACATGGCGGTGGGGTAGGTCATGTGTGTGTCTTGGAAGAATGACGGTGTTCTGCCTTCACTCTCCTGTTTTGTAATTCATCCCAATGAAATGTTTCTTTATCAACTATAGGCCTGTCATGAACTAAGGATACTTTCTTTCCTTGCTGCTTTTCGCTCTTAGCACTATCCCACAGTAACTCCCGTTTCTTGAGCGTCGACTGGGAATAATCATTCTGAATAGACACTTTTGATCCATTAAGCTTTTTGGCATTTTCTAATAgtacttttttttcattgaaattttgaaCGTGCAGGATGATGGGCCTTTTACCAGTTTGTTTGCCTAGTCGGTGAATGCGTCCGATGGAATCACATTTCACACCAAGATTTTCTGTAAATATTTCCTTCACTACTTTTTCCTTCAGGGTTGCATCGGTTTCATTAGGGCATTCGGGAATCCCGCGAATAATCAAGTTTGACCGTCTACCACGGTCATCGAGGTCGGTAAGCTTTCTATTTTGGAAGCCTACAATGCGTTCCAATGACTGTAACGTATTTTTCACCTTTTCACTGTTTACAGGAATACTTCGATCCTGGAAATCCTTTTGTGCTGAAATGAAATTGTGTAGCATATTTCTTAATTCAATAAACTGTTTCTTCAGTTCTAGCACCTCATCATGAATTTTAGTTTGGCCGTTTATCACTTCTTCATAAAGTTCTTTCAGTGTGGGGCCAGGGTTTGTTTCCACATCAACGCATAAAATCAAACGACAACAAGAAAACACTCATATGCTATATTCCGACAACGCCGGGGGCACGGCAGAACCACAATACAACTACAATCACTGCGAAACGAGCTCACGCTGTAACTAACCTGCACAAGGCAGAACATAGCCGTGAGTACCATGGTCGTGCCGGGTCTGCCGTGCCCACGAGGGTcgaaggagcccagtgtcagcctgcaccggtaaccgcgggacaagaaactgcgtgaagcatgggctgtaaagctaagaaccggcaagtagccatcggctacgagtcttgtgtgcaacaagcacttccgcgacgaagactctcgttactgcgtcgggcctacGATGtttggtgagtagcagacagcgcgcactaaGACGATGAGTCACGCGcccttcccgccggcaaatgatgcttatctgccacaggatggaaaaggcgctaacTTATACCACGTGCGATGGCATCTGAGAATCCTCCCATGCGGCCTCTTGAtcatcggccccgtgctcagcgtccacaaaatcggctgcagatgcgcaagtcattgtttatatACGTTGAATTCAAAAAACGCacagggtagagcactgcacgggcttaatttttcggcccgggcccgctttatgaagcccagcccgggcccgtggttccaagcacAAGCCCGGCtagggcccgggcgtacatgaccgaacccagcccgagcccgcgCCGGGCCCATGCCAGGCCCGGGCCCgagcgttcattactaaacttatccagggcacgcgtgttcatgaccagacacggcccgggcccgctagaggatattagttgttgatgatggttaattatgatgccttgcgctttgtagcggccGATCGGGCGGAAAAGCCggagtgtacatgcatcgaaatgttgctcgtacgccgcggtggtatagcggttacggtgctcggctgctgaaggtcgcgggttcgatcccggcagcggcggtcgcattttgatggaggcgaaatggtagaggcccgtgtacttatatttaggtgcacgttaaagaataccagatggtcgatatttccggagccctccactacggcgtctctcataatcatatcgtggttttgggacgctaaaccctgaatattattattattaaaagaccgatatctttattcctcccatgggaacaaccgtgatctggccaaCTGTTAGTGCTGTTATTTTCATTATGGTGCACATGTATTTACTTTGATTGTACGATTTTGTCCTATCAGGTCATCTAGCGTACGAAAAGAAatttatatacacacacgtgaattcatgagcatacagcataaaataaacgcaccagtatagatataatatatctatactggtgaaaaaaatataACTTCAACTACTTTTTTATTTCCTTTGCTAAgttttactaagagccagctctttgcacgtgtcagcAGCTTGCTGAACAATCAGCATAAAAAATCAGCATGACAAATCGCCCCTactgcgctagaatgatggttgtcatttcacaatccacgataaaggtggtgaaagtgaagacgaccactataaccagttgtgcacacagCTTATTTAAGCtggaatttctggtgcgctagaacgaAACCGCTCAAGCTCCAAACATTTCCTcctaaatcaccggccactgcaaattaaagcgatgcttaagagaagggagcttcaacggcgatggtggggtgcgggcctaaggagctttgcTCCCAAAAAGGTAACGTAGCTTCTGCTTGTAGGCCTCCCAACTCGTTATATCTTCTTCATAGGCCTAGAACCACACGTCTGCTgctccgcagagatagaaggcaATGTAGGCGAACGTCATTGGCGAGTCCCACCAATAGACCGCTGCAAACGCAAATGCTATTAGCAGTAGCCCAGATAAATATTAGCCATGCTGCGGAAAAACGAAAAGCGGGGTAGTTTTCCGCAGCcatataaaattcggcagatcccacgcctgaTGGGGATCTAGGCTGCacttttggctttgagccaaaaaTGCAGCCAGGAATAACCGGCGTGAATAAAGGCGAGTATCCGCTGCTTTGAAAGCCGATGTTGCGCGAAATTTACTGTGCGCCTCATTCAACCAAGATTCTGTTCtgaatgggaagcatttcttagcgaacctttgacactttgagcgtttctatctatctatctatctatctatctatctatctatctatctatctatctatctatctatctatctatctatctatctatctatctatctatctatctatctatctatctatctatctatctagccgcctacgtctcggtgctttcatgatcgcctgCTTCACatgttgtagaccaaaattggcattgcagggtaagaagatttgacaaatatgactgtcgggtcatgacatgaataacgcgaagtcactgtcgtgtacgtcatcaaATCcattgctccagacacgtgtggcacaagcCCGTTTTCCACGCACCGctctgtacgggtatgcgccacaggtgattgacagtttatatctacccaggaatggcgagaacagacattggtaatttaagtgagggagcgttaagaaaaaccgacattggcagcgctgacccgacgaatggaa
Coding sequences:
- the LOC119377650 gene encoding uncharacterized protein LOC119377650; the protein is MRRDNLFRPVKEGGLGLVHLYLWQIVSRFYFFRDSSHPIIRSFLQITFVNVLPDLIVSSDFSVRPCLWGFMREVLIAVRFLKVRFSIEYLYKISRKRLYKDLLSMLFPPPLYRSLYSDLPGHDVLKRVRKMYLSPDTKTFFYKLHTDTLPVKSWLQRKGIFVSSVNCRLCDVPETVEHCFISCKDAILFWDILQRTVQKYFNINSHTIRYLLPTSLDEVPFDMFFLMGLHSLWKTRMQDRNAELTTASSMHFMRMALHVKDIYEELDMRPDWHPVLM